A single region of the Eleginops maclovinus isolate JMC-PN-2008 ecotype Puerto Natales chromosome 16, JC_Emac_rtc_rv5, whole genome shotgun sequence genome encodes:
- the pla2g10 gene encoding group 10 secretory phospholipase A2, whose amino-acid sequence MTAFCRILLLLSVAVAPAVTHRSQRTKRGLLELAGAIKCSTGRSALAYVMYGCYCGLGGQGWPRDRADWCCHRHDCCYGDAELLGCQTKTDQYQWTCEDKKAECDDLEDKCEKMLCKCDRNAAKCLRKAPFNRKYALWPDFLCGHNHPMCTIY is encoded by the exons ATGACTGCGTTCTGCCGGATACTTCTCCTGTTATCTG TGGCTGTGGCCCCTGCAGTCACACACAGGTCCCAGCGGACGAAGAGAGGCTTACTGGAGCTGGCGGGAGCCATCAAATGCAGCACGGGGAGATCCGCTCTGGCTTACGTGATGTATGGATGCTACTGTGGACTGGGGGGACAAGGCTGGCCCAGAGACAGGGCGGACTG GTGTTGCCACAGACATGATTGCTGTTATGGAGATGCAGAGCTTCTTGGGTGCCAAACCAAAACAGACCAGTATCAGTGGACGTGTGAGGACAAGAAAGCGGAGTGTG ATGATCTGGAGGACAAATGTGAAAAGATGCTGTGTAAGTGTGACAGAAACGCTGCCAAATGTTTGAGAAAAGCACCATTCAACCGAAAATATGCCTTATGGCCAGATTTCCTCTGTGGCCACAACCATCCAATGTGCACTATTTACTGA